In one Phycisphaerae bacterium genomic region, the following are encoded:
- a CDS encoding cold-shock protein yields the protein MATGTVKWFDCKKGFGFIRQPEEDKDIFVHYTSIEGEGFRSLKDGEAVEFELVESEKGLQAHHVRRAKLTV from the coding sequence ATGGCTACCGGCACAGTCAAGTGGTTCGATTGCAAGAAAGGATTCGGGTTCATCCGCCAACCCGAGGAGGACAAGGACATCTTTGTCCACTACACCAGTATCGAGGGCGAGGGCTTCCGGAGCCTGAAGGACGGCGAAGCTGTGGAGTTTGAACTGGTCGAGTCCGAAAAGGGTCTCCAAGCCCACCATGTCCGCCGAGCCAAGCTGACCGTCTGA
- a CDS encoding sigma-54 dependent transcriptional regulator, protein MIQATARAPYNTNFDRPVVDGHRKKGRATVAETAFILIVEKDALRAEAMVKDLSEQGHVCLVVPSGSEALDSIRVRQPDVIVADESLFDKGNDNLLRQARRLAPQAEIILVTDGARRPPDDSTTEDAVRVYRRIPRQMNADDARATIFAAADQATRNRHRRALQEQVERRFEFEGIVTGNPQMERIINMIRRVADSKLTVLILGPSGSGKELAAQAIHRHSPRRNKPYRAINCAGLNENLLESELFGHVKGAFTGAISDRKGLFEVADGGTLFLDEVGDMPLPMQAKLLRVLENGEILPVGSTEVRKVDVRVVAATRRDLRAMIDSGAFRDDLFYRLHQATIRLPALRERRDDIPLLIDHFLKEACRLHNKKVDSISPEAVRRLTSYSWPGNIRELRSVIDVMVVMADRPQLEIEDLPENIRGSTDIVLAGTAGTAGLTMEQMERIHIANTLKLTGGNREKTAKILGIGARTLYRKLREYGL, encoded by the coding sequence ATGATTCAAGCAACCGCAAGGGCGCCTTATAATACGAATTTCGACCGGCCGGTCGTCGACGGCCATCGCAAGAAAGGTCGTGCAACCGTGGCTGAAACCGCTTTCATCTTGATCGTGGAAAAGGACGCCTTGCGAGCCGAGGCAATGGTCAAGGATCTGAGCGAGCAGGGCCATGTTTGCCTGGTCGTCCCGTCGGGCTCAGAAGCCCTGGACAGCATTCGCGTCCGGCAACCCGATGTCATCGTGGCAGACGAATCGCTCTTCGACAAAGGCAATGACAATCTGCTGCGCCAGGCTCGAAGGCTCGCTCCGCAGGCGGAAATCATCCTGGTCACCGACGGAGCCCGCAGACCTCCCGACGACTCGACCACCGAAGACGCCGTGCGGGTATACCGGCGCATCCCACGCCAGATGAACGCCGACGACGCCCGGGCAACCATCTTCGCGGCCGCGGATCAGGCCACGCGAAACCGGCATCGACGCGCCCTTCAGGAACAGGTCGAACGGCGGTTCGAGTTCGAGGGCATCGTCACCGGCAATCCACAGATGGAGCGGATCATCAACATGATCCGTCGCGTCGCCGACAGCAAGCTTACCGTGTTGATCCTCGGGCCATCCGGCAGCGGCAAGGAGTTGGCCGCCCAAGCCATTCATCGCCACTCGCCTCGCCGCAACAAACCCTACCGGGCGATCAATTGTGCCGGACTCAACGAGAACCTGCTGGAAAGCGAACTCTTCGGGCACGTGAAGGGAGCATTTACCGGAGCAATCTCCGACCGCAAAGGTCTCTTCGAGGTGGCTGACGGCGGCACCCTTTTTCTGGACGAGGTCGGCGACATGCCCCTGCCCATGCAGGCCAAACTCCTGCGAGTCCTCGAAAACGGCGAGATTCTGCCCGTTGGCAGCACCGAGGTTCGCAAGGTCGACGTCCGCGTGGTTGCAGCCACCCGGCGCGACCTGCGGGCAATGATCGACAGCGGCGCATTCCGCGATGATCTCTTCTACCGGCTGCACCAGGCGACCATTCGGCTTCCTGCCCTGCGTGAGCGCCGCGACGACATCCCGCTGTTGATCGACCACTTCCTCAAGGAGGCCTGCCGCCTGCACAACAAGAAGGTCGATTCGATCAGCCCGGAGGCCGTTCGGCGCCTCACCAGCTACTCCTGGCCGGGCAACATCCGCGAGCTTCGCAGTGTCATCGACGTCATGGTCGTCATGGCCGACCGCCCCCAGCTCGAGATTGAGGACTTGCCGGAGAACATCCGCGGGAGCACGGACATCGTCCTGGCCGGCACCGCCGGAACCGCCGGCCTCACCATGGAGCAGATGGAGCGCATTCACATCGCCAACACCCTCAAGCTCACCGGCGGCAACCGCGAGAAAACCGCCAAGATCCTGGGCATCGGCGCCCGCACGCTCTACCGCAAACTCCGCGAATACGGACTTTGA
- a CDS encoding alpha/beta hydrolase, which produces MLFLPQHEHRSRPAAVLIVAILLAGGCGRELMPTPNICADPRRNLFQDVPPQHRSNRVPVLYATDRVPFQHKKRGLQYDVNRSQSLGFGTCMVEIGKNLSWEELVVQSRMRRRTRPLPLSVVGIDEKGRYPDAVNFRVVDGKPVVDEAAREKEKQANEALQALLSEHLAVVPIKEAYVYIHGVGNTFDYAAGTIAELWHFMGRQGVPVLYSWPAGYEEGIIQSYTHDRESGEFTVFHLKQFLRTLASCPDLQKMHLIAHSRGTDVIATALRELHIECTAAGKDTRSQLKLGTLVLAAADMDIEVTTQRISAEGLPLVPECSTVYTSEKDLAMKLADFLFGSLRRLGQLRGNDLTPEQQRMLAAITHLQFIDAKVSSGFIGHSYFYENPAVSSDLILLLRDRRKPGAENGRPLKKRDDGFWEIRDGYPVFNDESATK; this is translated from the coding sequence ATGCTCTTCCTTCCCCAACACGAACACCGAAGTCGCCCGGCTGCAGTCCTGATCGTGGCGATCCTGCTTGCCGGTGGATGCGGCCGCGAGCTGATGCCCACGCCGAACATCTGTGCTGACCCCCGTCGAAACCTCTTCCAGGACGTGCCCCCGCAGCACCGGAGCAACCGCGTGCCGGTACTGTACGCCACCGATCGCGTACCCTTTCAGCACAAGAAACGGGGCCTGCAATACGACGTAAACCGTTCGCAATCGCTGGGCTTTGGCACGTGCATGGTCGAAATCGGAAAGAATCTCTCATGGGAAGAGCTGGTCGTACAAAGCCGTATGCGCCGGCGCACGCGGCCGCTGCCGCTGTCCGTGGTCGGGATCGACGAAAAAGGCAGATACCCCGACGCGGTCAACTTCCGCGTCGTCGATGGAAAGCCGGTGGTCGACGAGGCCGCCCGAGAAAAGGAAAAACAAGCCAATGAGGCGCTGCAGGCACTCCTCTCCGAGCACCTGGCGGTCGTTCCCATTAAGGAAGCGTACGTCTATATCCACGGCGTCGGAAACACCTTCGATTACGCAGCGGGCACGATCGCCGAGTTATGGCACTTCATGGGTCGTCAGGGAGTGCCCGTCCTCTACTCCTGGCCCGCCGGCTACGAAGAGGGAATCATTCAGTCGTATACGCACGACCGCGAATCGGGCGAATTCACCGTCTTTCATCTCAAGCAGTTCCTGAGAACTCTGGCCTCATGCCCCGATCTGCAGAAGATGCACTTGATTGCCCACAGCCGCGGAACGGACGTCATCGCGACGGCCCTGCGGGAGCTGCACATCGAATGCACGGCGGCCGGCAAGGACACACGATCCCAACTCAAACTGGGTACTCTCGTTTTGGCTGCTGCGGACATGGACATCGAGGTGACAACCCAGCGAATCTCTGCCGAAGGCCTTCCGCTGGTGCCTGAGTGTTCCACCGTCTATACGTCGGAAAAAGATCTGGCGATGAAGCTGGCCGATTTTCTGTTTGGCAGCCTGAGACGGTTGGGTCAACTGCGGGGAAACGATCTGACTCCCGAGCAACAGCGGATGCTTGCTGCGATAACCCACCTGCAGTTCATCGATGCCAAGGTCAGCAGCGGCTTCATTGGACACAGCTACTTCTATGAGAACCCGGCGGTCAGCTCGGACCTGATCCTGCTGCTGCGAGACCGCCGCAAACCCGGAGCGGAAAACGGCCGGCCATTGAAAAAGCGCGATGACGGCTTCTGGGAGATCCGCGACGGATACCCGGTCTTCAATGACGAGAGCGCCACGAAGTGA
- a CDS encoding nucleoside hydrolase yields MAEDRLPVLLDTDIGSDIDDAVALTYLLSQPRCELVGITTVTGEPAVRAQLADAICQAFGRKDVPIHSGAGKPLLVPQKQPDVPQRTVLSRYPHRETFAANTAVDFLRQAIRSRPGDITLLTIGPLTNVGLLFALDPEIPALLKQHVMMAGVYADRPPGCGLTEWNVTCDPHASAIVFGARPPVVRCVGLEVTTRCEMPAEEFRRRFSERPRRIVGEMAEEWFKHRPVVTFHDPLATADIFQPGILSYRAGLVQVELESDKLRGLTHFDPDAPERPHQVAVGVEPDAFFEHYFEIVR; encoded by the coding sequence GTTGACGTACCTGTTGAGCCAGCCTCGGTGCGAGCTGGTGGGCATTACCACGGTGACCGGCGAGCCGGCGGTTCGTGCTCAGCTCGCCGATGCCATCTGTCAGGCGTTCGGCCGTAAGGACGTGCCGATCCACAGCGGCGCGGGCAAGCCGCTGCTTGTGCCCCAGAAACAGCCGGATGTTCCACAGCGGACGGTGCTGTCTCGATATCCGCACCGCGAGACATTTGCGGCCAACACGGCGGTCGACTTCCTGCGTCAGGCCATCCGCTCCCGGCCCGGCGATATCACGTTGCTGACAATCGGCCCACTTACCAACGTCGGGCTGTTGTTTGCCCTGGATCCCGAGATTCCGGCCCTGCTCAAGCAGCATGTGATGATGGCGGGCGTGTATGCGGATCGTCCGCCGGGCTGTGGTTTGACGGAGTGGAATGTCACTTGCGATCCGCACGCATCTGCCATTGTTTTCGGGGCCCGGCCACCGGTGGTCAGGTGTGTCGGGCTGGAGGTGACCACGCGGTGCGAGATGCCGGCAGAAGAGTTCCGGAGGCGATTCAGCGAGAGGCCGCGGAGGATCGTCGGCGAGATGGCGGAGGAGTGGTTCAAGCACCGACCGGTGGTGACTTTTCACGACCCGCTGGCCACAGCGGACATCTTCCAGCCAGGAATCTTGAGCTATCGTGCCGGTTTGGTGCAGGTTGAGCTGGAGTCGGACAAGCTCAGGGGCCTGACGCATTTCGATCCTGATGCCCCTGAGAGACCTCATCAGGTGGCCGTCGGCGTGGAGCCGGATGCTTTCTTCGAGCACTATTTCGAGATCGTGCGGTGA